In a single window of the Photobacterium profundum SS9 genome:
- the selB gene encoding selenocysteine-specific translation elongation factor, with protein MSYVVGTAGHVDHGKSALIKALTGIETAHLPQEKKRGMTIDLGFAFFKHNNGEAVGVIDVPGHERFIRNMVAGVWSLDMVLFVVAADEGWMPMSTDHLKVITAMGIDNVTLVITKSDLVDKDMLALVEEEALEQFLEIGGFIPDSLSVSAHQSLGIEALKHHICQKLDTLSRPVLDSSATALQDRHQKASQQKISQQQEGRLYIDRVFTVNGVGTTVTGSLCGGEFHVGQKLVMQPSGTEVQVKSLQSYHQNIQTASPVSRVAIGLKGIKKKDVQRGFCLLESKEGAFVANELIVRLDALPERGKCRNNSEVEVAFGTFNTLATIFVFKGTNLARLRLKDPACCFWNQRLLLIQHGGSNIVNSGGILWTGAVPKLLRNKLYDLLMNLPESPEWRDYVTLNMALYGYAKKGGLADKEQYQVCGEWLFTPECYQSSFEHIVATLEHEKIDLSVNELSGKVQMSVPVLSDLLKQLVADGKLRQNDDLYSLGNGRNEAELSSIAKQILNKMVEAQKQGFEAEKEKLPGAQKELRNLVRLGFAVPLEGKIYYEKNLYDSLVTGIIQGRQIDDRFDIAEARECAGLSRKYMIPVLNRMESDGWIKRDNNVRQVLRLQ; from the coding sequence ATGAGTTATGTCGTAGGTACTGCTGGCCATGTCGATCATGGTAAATCAGCACTGATCAAAGCCCTTACTGGTATTGAAACGGCCCATTTACCGCAAGAAAAGAAACGCGGTATGACTATCGATCTCGGCTTTGCTTTTTTTAAGCATAACAATGGTGAAGCGGTTGGGGTTATTGATGTTCCGGGTCATGAACGTTTTATCCGAAACATGGTAGCAGGCGTGTGGAGCCTAGACATGGTGCTGTTTGTTGTGGCTGCCGATGAAGGCTGGATGCCAATGTCGACTGATCACCTTAAAGTTATTACCGCAATGGGGATAGACAATGTCACCCTTGTGATAACCAAGTCTGATTTAGTCGATAAAGATATGCTCGCGCTAGTGGAAGAAGAAGCGTTAGAGCAGTTTTTAGAAATCGGTGGTTTTATTCCCGATTCACTCAGTGTGTCGGCCCATCAATCTCTGGGTATCGAAGCGCTTAAGCACCATATTTGCCAAAAATTAGACACGCTTTCTCGCCCAGTTTTAGATTCATCAGCTACAGCGCTTCAAGATAGACACCAGAAAGCTAGCCAGCAGAAAATAAGTCAGCAACAAGAAGGGCGCCTCTACATTGACCGTGTATTTACCGTAAATGGTGTGGGTACAACGGTAACAGGCAGTTTGTGTGGTGGTGAATTTCATGTGGGTCAAAAACTGGTGATGCAACCGTCTGGCACTGAAGTACAAGTGAAGAGCTTGCAGTCATATCATCAGAATATCCAAACTGCATCACCTGTTTCACGTGTCGCGATTGGTTTGAAAGGGATCAAGAAAAAGGATGTACAACGCGGTTTCTGTTTATTGGAATCGAAAGAAGGTGCCTTTGTTGCCAATGAACTCATTGTTCGGTTAGACGCACTGCCTGAACGCGGAAAATGTCGAAATAACAGCGAAGTGGAAGTCGCATTTGGTACGTTTAATACGTTAGCCACCATCTTTGTGTTTAAAGGAACAAACCTTGCGCGGTTACGCTTAAAAGACCCCGCTTGCTGCTTTTGGAATCAACGTTTATTGCTGATCCAACATGGCGGCAGCAATATCGTCAATAGTGGCGGAATTTTATGGACAGGTGCCGTTCCTAAACTATTGCGCAATAAGCTCTATGACTTACTGATGAACTTACCTGAAAGCCCTGAGTGGCGTGATTATGTCACACTCAACATGGCACTTTACGGGTATGCGAAAAAGGGTGGATTAGCAGATAAAGAGCAATATCAAGTATGTGGCGAATGGCTATTTACCCCTGAGTGCTATCAAAGCAGTTTCGAGCATATTGTCGCGACCCTTGAACACGAGAAAATCGATTTATCGGTAAATGAACTCAGTGGTAAAGTGCAGATGTCAGTGCCTGTTCTTAGTGACTTGTTAAAGCAATTAGTCGCCGATGGTAAGTTAAGACAAAATGACGATCTGTACTCACTAGGCAACGGGCGCAATGAGGCAGAACTTTCTTCTATTGCTAAACAGATCTTAAACAAGATGGTTGAAGCCCAAAAGCAAGGCTTTGAAGCAGAAAAAGAGAAATTACCAGGCGCTCAGAAAGAGCTACGTAATCTGGTTCGATTAGGTTTTGCAGTGCCACTCGAAGGTAAAATTTATTACGAGAAAAACCTATACGACAGTTTAGTGACGGGCATTATTCAAGGTCGCCAAATTGATGATCGCTTCGATATTGCAGAAGCAAGGGAGTGCGCGGGTTTATCCAGAAAGTACATGATTCCAGTATTGAATCGGATGGAATCTGATGGCTGGATTAAACGTGACAACAACGTGCGCCAAGTACTTCGGTTGCAATAG